The Conger conger chromosome 15, fConCon1.1, whole genome shotgun sequence genome contains a region encoding:
- the zdhhc7 gene encoding palmitoyltransferase ZDHHC7 — translation MQSSGHRLRDVEQHHPLLGAEEDLEGGGPGEGERVWFIQDGCGMVCAFMTWFLVLYADFVVTFVMLLPSKSFWYALVNGVAFNCLALLALTAHLRTMLTDPGAVPKGNATKEYMDSLQLKPGEVIYKCPKCCSIKPERAHHCSICKRCIRKMDHHCPWVNNCVGENNQRFFVLFTMYIALISTHALVLSGFQFFTCVKVQWSECSDFSPPVAVMLMIFLCLEGLLFLTFTAVMFGTQIHSICNDETEIERLKNEKPTWERRVRWEGMKTVFGGQPSLLWINPFAGLRLRRLLMTRPRRGGPEFSV, via the exons ATGCAATCTTCAGGCCACCGGTTGCGGGATGTGGAGCAGCACCACCCCCTCCTGGGGGCGGAGGAGGATCTGGAGGGCGGGGGCCCGGGCGAGGGGGAGCGGGTGTGGTTCATCCAGGACGGCTGTGGCATGGTGTGTGCCTTCATGACCTGGTTCCTGGTGCTCTACGCTGACTTTGTGGTGACCTTCGTCATGCTGCTGCCCTCCAAGAGCTTCTGGTACGCCCTGGTCAACGGCGTGGCCTTCAACTGCCTGGCCCTGCTGGCACTCACCGCACACCTGCGCACCATGCTCACCGACCCG GGGGCGGTACCTAAGGGCAACGCCACTAAGGAGTACATGGACAGCCTGCAGCTCAAGCCGGGCGAGGTCATCTACAAGTGCCCCAAGTGCTGCAGCATCAAGCCCGAGAGAGCCCACCACTGCAG TATTTGTAAGAGATGCATCCGGAAGATGGATCACCACTGTCCCTGGGTCAACAACTGTGTGGGAGAGAACAACCAGAGGTTCTTTGTGCTCTTCACT ATGTATATAGCCCTGATCTCCACCCATGCCCTGGTCCTGAGTGGGTTCCAGTTTTTCACCTGTGTCAAAGTTCAGTGGAGCG AGTGCAGTGACTTCTCCCCGCCGGTCGCTGTGATGCTCATGATCTTCCTCTGTCTGGagggcctcctcttcctcaccttcACTGCCGTCATGTTCGGCACCCAGATCCACTCCATCTGCAACGACGAAACG GAGATCGAGCGGCTGAAGAACGAGAAGCCCACCTGGGAGCGTCGCGTGCGGTGGGAGGGGATGAAGACCGTGTTCGGGGGCCAGCCCTCCCTCCTCTGGATCAACCCCTTCGCCGGGCTCCGTCTGCGGCGCCTGCTGATGACCCGGCCGCGCCGGGGCGGGCCCGAGTTCTCCGTCTGA
- the LOC133111450 gene encoding transmembrane emp24 domain-containing protein 6-like translates to MKVLVIMSGVPCYTLLLLLLGRGSLGQKSEPHVDTGGQELFRGQDQYAFSVVLSASERQCFWHFAHQSGHFYLTYMVQWVTGVTNNRYLSTTVSSPQGYLVALADDSTGRINFQTQETGFYQMCLSNIHNRFGRMQVFLDFGVRYEGFEEARKNEDEQSKNLNDTLSTIEGSVNKLQGHIFEIWRHYNFARMRSGADHYLLLSNSRYVNWWSAAQSAAIVTAGYLQLFLLKKLFCTDNRRPRC, encoded by the exons ATGAAGGTGTTGGTGATAATGTCAGGTGTGCCGTGCTATacccttcttctcctcctgctgggGCGGGGGAGTCTCGGACAGAAGTCGGAGCCCCATGTTGACACTGGGGGTCAGGAGCTGTTCCGGGGTCAAGACCAGTACGCCTTCTCCGTCGTTCTGTCCGCCTCTGAGCGCCAGTGCTTCTGGCATTTCGCCCATCAGAGCGGACACTTCTACTTGACTTACATG gtgcagtGGGTGACAGGTGTGACGAATAACAGGTACCTGTCCACGACAGTCAGCTCTCCTCAGGGGTACCTGGTGGCCCTGGCTGATGACAGCACAGGTCGCATCAACTTCCAGACACAGGAGACGG GTTTTTACCAGATGTGCTTAAGCAACATCCACAACAGATTTGGAAGAATGCAGGTGTTCCTCGACTTCGGGGTGCGCTACGAGGGCTTCGAAGAGGCCCGGAAAAACGAAGATGAGCAGAGTAAAAATCTGAACGACACCCTGTCCACCATCGAG GGGAGTGTCAATAAACTCCAGGGCCACATCTTCGAGATTTGGCGGCACTACAACTTTGCACGCATGCGAAGCGGCGCAGACCACTACCTGCTCCTCTCGAACTCGCGCTACGTGAACTGGTGGTCCGCCGCTCAAAGTGCGGCCATCGTCACCGCCGGCTACCTGCAACTATTTCTCCTCAAGAAGCTTTTCTGCACGGACAACAGAAGGCCTCGCTGCTAA
- the nip7 gene encoding 60S ribosome subunit biogenesis protein NIP7 homolog has product MRPLTEDETKTMFEKLSKYIGENIKLLVDRPDGTYCFRLHNDRVYYVSEKILKLATNISRDKLVSVGTCFGKFTKTQKFRLHITALDFLAPYAKFKVWVKPGAEQSFLYGNHVMKSGLGRITENTAQYQGVVVYSMADVPLGFGVAAKTTQECRRVDPMSIVVFHQADIGEFIRSEDTLT; this is encoded by the exons ATGCGGCCGTTAACAGAGGATGAAACAAAGACCATGTTCGAGAAACTCTCAAAGTA TATTGGAGAGAACATAAAGCTTTTGGTGGATCGCCCAGATGGAACGTATTGCTTCAGACTTCACAACGATCGTGTGTACTACGTAAG TGAGAAGATTCTGAAGTTGGCCACCAATATTTCTCGGGATAAGTTGGTATCTGTGGGTACATGTTTTGGAAAATTCACCAAAACCCAGAAGTTCCGCCTGCACATCACAGCGTTGGACTTCCTTGCTCCTTATGCAAAG TTCAAGGTGTGGGTGAAGCCTGGCGCTGAGCAGTCGTTTCTTTACGGGAACCACGTCATGAAGTCCGGCCTGGGCAGGATCACGGAGAACACGGCGCAGTACCAGGGTGTGGTGGTGTATTCAATGGCAGATGTACCATTG GGCTTTGGAGTGGCAGCAAAAACCACACAGGAGTGTCGGCGAGTGGACCCCATGTCCATCGTGGTCTTCCACCAGGCCGATATCGGGGAGTTCATCAGGAGCGAGGACACCCTCACATAA